Part of the Bacillus cereus group sp. RP43 genome is shown below.
ACATCAGCTTGTTTAGCGACAGCTTCTTGGCGAACTTGGGTTGCTAAACAAATTTCCTTATGGAATTCTGCTGTTGGGAATTTTTTCTGAATGTCCTCCATTAAATGTTGAACATCCCATTGACTCATTGTCGTTTGATTCGTAACTAAAATTTTATCCGTTGGGATTTCTAATGTTTTTAAATCATCAGCTCTTTCGATAAGATGAACGATATCAGGTGCAATACCAACTGCGCCTTCTGGTTCTGGATGATTTTTTTTGCCGATATAAATGACATGGTAGCCTTCAGCTTTCTTTGCTTCAATAAGGTCATGTGTTTTTGTAACATCTGGACAAGTTGCATCAATTGTCGTTAAACCTTTTTCTTTTGCACGTTGTTTAACTTCTGGAGAAACACCGTGTGCAGTAAAAATAACAGTACCAGAATCGATTTTATCTAAAATTTCTAATCGACTTGGCCCGTCTAATGTAATGATGCCATCCTCTTCGAAAGCATCTGTTACATGCTTATTGTGAACAATCATACCTAAAATATAAATGGGTCTCGGTAATGATTTATCTAATGCGGCGTTACGTGCAATAACCATCGCGTCAACAACGCCGTAGCAATAACCACGAGGGGAAATTTTAACAATCTTCATGTGAGTAATCCTCTCCTTCTAAACAAGGGATACTTTTGTGCATAGTCCATTACATTATAAAGGAGGAGGAGATAGAAAACAAAGGATTGTTACACATATAGTTTTGGTTTTGTTGCTGATTGTTGAACGGGTTCTTTCGGAACCTCTTTTTCTATTACCGGTTCAAGCACTATTTTTTTTCGTTTTCGTTTCCTTTTTGGAGACGGAAGAGGTGGAGTTGCTACCTCAACCTGTTCTGTTGCATCTTCAGTTTGATTTTCTTCCGTACTTTTTCCGGAGGTGAGGATTTTAACAATGCTTGGTAGACTCCGCATAATGGGACCGTACTGTTCGACAACAGGACCGACAGATTGCACGACTTGAGATACTTTTTCGATATTATTTATCATATTAGTTGGGTTCGCAATTAAATTTGAAAAAAAACTACCGATGCCGCTGCTAGATGCAGCTGCAGTTGTAGCTGACGCAGCGCCGCGTGTATCATTTGATTCATACATTTGAGGTGGTATCATCTGTTGAGGATATTGCTGCATGTATGGTTGATATTGTTGTGTATATTGTTGTTGGTATGGCTGTTGCTGTTGATATTGGGGCGGCTGTTGTTGGTGCATCATCGGTGGCCCTTCCATTTGTCGATAAGGAGGGACCATTTGCATAAAAGGTTCGGTTGGATCGTGTTTTTTAAAGAGTTTAGCAAGGAAACCTTTCTTTTTTTGGGCCATCGGTGGTAGTTGTGGAATCGGATATGGTGTGTAAGATTGTTGTCCTCGATTCGGATACATTTGTCTTATAGGGGATTTCGGAAACATGTGGGAAATCCTCCTTTCTTCAGTTAGGTATATACACATACAATATGCAATGAAAGGGAAGAAGGTTAGTTTTTGAAATGAAAACCTAAACTAAAGATGGATTTTACTTGTAGATTTCGATATAATGTAGACTTGACTGATTTGTGCGCAGTAGAAATTTTAGAAAGAAGGTGTAACTTATGACACTACAAACTTTTACACAGTATGATTTTAAACCATTTTTAATAGATGCAGTTCGTGAACTACGCTTTACAGAGCCAACAGGAATTCAAAAGAAAATTTTCCCGGTCGTGAAAAAAGGTGTGAGTATAATTGGACAATCCCAAACTGGTTCTGGGAAAACACATGCATACTTACTTCCTACATTAAACAGAATTGATGCAAGTCGTGAAGAAGTACAACTTGTTATTACAGCGCCTACTCGTGAGTTAGCACAACAAATTTACGAAGAAATTGTGAAACTAACAAAGTTCTGTGCAGAAGATCAAATGATTACAGCACGCTGTTTAATTGGTGGAACTGATAAACAACGATCAATTGAAAAGTTGAAAAGACAACCTCATATTGTAGTTGGAACGCCAGGACGTATTAAAGACTTAGTAGAAGAAAAGGCGCTATTTGTTTATAAAGCGGATACTATTATTGTCGATGAAGCGGACTTAATGCTTGATATGGGATTCATTCAAGATGTAGATAAAATTGCGGCACGTATGCCTAAAAACCTGCAAATGTTAGTTTTCTCTGCAACAATTCCTCAAAAATTAAAACCATTTTTGAAGAAATATATGGAGAATCCAGAACATATTCATATTAATCCGAAGCAAGTTGCAGCAGGAAATATTGATCATTACCTTGTGCCTTCAAGACACCGTAATAAAACTGAATTAGTGAAAAATATGCTACTTCAATTTAAACCGTACTTAGCGATTGTCTTTACAAACACAAAGAAGAAAGCTGACGAAGTAGCCGATGGATTAGCAGAACGTGGGTTAAAAGTAGGGCGTATACACGGTGATTTATCACCACGTGATCGTAAAAAAATGATGAAACAAGTTCGTGATTTAGAGTTCCAATACATTGTCGCAACAGATTTAGCGGCACGCGGTATTGATATCGAAGGAATTAGTCATGTTATTAACTATGAACTTCCTTCAGATTTAGATTTCTTCGTTCACCGCGTTGGAAGAACTGCACGTGCGGGTCATTCAGGTATTGCTGTGACGATTTATGATCCAGCAAATGAAGAAGCGTTAGATAGTTTGGAAAAACAACGTCATATCGAGTTTAAGCATGTAGATTTACGCGGAGATGAGTGGGCGGATTTAGGTGACCGTCGTCGTCGTAAGAGCCGTAAAAAACCAAATGATGGACTAGATGTTATGGCAACAAAAGTTGTTAAAAAGCCGAAAAAAGTAAAACCAAACTATAAACGAAAACTTGCAACAGAACGTGACAAAGTGAAGAAAAAATATAGCAATAAAAAAAGATAAGGGGATTTCCCTTATCTTTTTTTATCTCACTACTTGAAAGAAAATCGATTGATGCGGGTTAATAATTAGTGAGGGGTAGAAAAAACGTTGTCTAAAGTTTCGCTGTATCCGGTTAATTTAAGTGTAGAGTGTGAATTGTTTGGATAGTAAGTTTAATTTGTATAGTGCCTTTTTGGGGAACAAACAATTCGCTACATATTTCTACAAATTATGCTATCATTATATCTATTGTATATTGAAGAGGTGATTGTATGTTAAAGATTGGATCTCATGTTTCAATGAGTGGTAAGAAGATGTTATTAGCAGCAAGTGAAGAGGCTGTTTCATACGGTGCAACAACGTTCATGATTTATACAGGTGCACCACAAAATACACGAAGAAAACCAATTGAAGAATTGAATATAGAAGCAGGAAGAAAACATATGGAACTGAACGGTATTGAGGAAATTATCGTCCATGCTCCGTATATTATTAATGTTGGGAATACGACGAA
Proteins encoded:
- a CDS encoding 4-hydroxy-3-methylbut-2-enyl diphosphate reductase; the encoded protein is MKIVKISPRGYCYGVVDAMVIARNAALDKSLPRPIYILGMIVHNKHVTDAFEEDGIITLDGPSRLEILDKIDSGTVIFTAHGVSPEVKQRAKEKGLTTIDATCPDVTKTHDLIEAKKAEGYHVIYIGKKNHPEPEGAVGIAPDIVHLIERADDLKTLEIPTDKILVTNQTTMSQWDVQHLMEDIQKKFPTAEFHKEICLATQVRQEAVAKQADVADLTIVVGDPKSNNSNRLAQVSQEIAGTKAYRVADVSEIQLEWLQGIENVAVTAGASTPTPITKEVIAFLEQYDPMNPATWDRIRKVPLQKILPRVKVKKQQ
- the vrrA gene encoding VrrA/YqfQ family protein, which encodes MFPKSPIRQMYPNRGQQSYTPYPIPQLPPMAQKKKGFLAKLFKKHDPTEPFMQMVPPYRQMEGPPMMHQQQPPQYQQQQPYQQQYTQQYQPYMQQYPQQMIPPQMYESNDTRGAASATTAAASSSGIGSFFSNLIANPTNMINNIEKVSQVVQSVGPVVEQYGPIMRSLPSIVKILTSGKSTEENQTEDATEQVEVATPPLPSPKRKRKRKKIVLEPVIEKEVPKEPVQQSATKPKLYV
- a CDS encoding DEAD/DEAH box helicase, whose translation is MTLQTFTQYDFKPFLIDAVRELRFTEPTGIQKKIFPVVKKGVSIIGQSQTGSGKTHAYLLPTLNRIDASREEVQLVITAPTRELAQQIYEEIVKLTKFCAEDQMITARCLIGGTDKQRSIEKLKRQPHIVVGTPGRIKDLVEEKALFVYKADTIIVDEADLMLDMGFIQDVDKIAARMPKNLQMLVFSATIPQKLKPFLKKYMENPEHIHINPKQVAAGNIDHYLVPSRHRNKTELVKNMLLQFKPYLAIVFTNTKKKADEVADGLAERGLKVGRIHGDLSPRDRKKMMKQVRDLEFQYIVATDLAARGIDIEGISHVINYELPSDLDFFVHRVGRTARAGHSGIAVTIYDPANEEALDSLEKQRHIEFKHVDLRGDEWADLGDRRRRKSRKKPNDGLDVMATKVVKKPKKVKPNYKRKLATERDKVKKKYSNKKR